Proteins encoded by one window of Fischerella sp. PCC 9605:
- a CDS encoding sensor histidine kinase, translating to MNEIVKALHTSDFQQQELSLLEKIAANIPGMIFQFLQRQDGSQSVLYASSGCRELYELEPEVVQKDFQVLYKLIHPEDTKAFAESVANSCATLEPWHWEGRIITPSGKLKWVQAASRPDKQANGDMVWDGLLMDITDRKLAEEKLRQSEARYKAILHAIPDMMFRISRDGEYLDFKGEGALEDIVGKSLRDILPPDVACINQEAIAKTLDANTLQTCEYQLPTPSGMRDYEARLVKSGEDEVLAIVRDITERKQSEAAVQHLAQKFSKAFRCSPDPITISTLKEGRYIEVNDSFVQLTGYERSEAIGRTAFELNIWVNESDRAKLLQKLELEGAIRNYELEFRKKSGEVILVQLSAEVIDLDGTPCLLAVSHDITERKQAEKLLHLSSQRDRLLAETLVRIRQSLNLNQILQTTVNEVRQFLQVDRVFVAVNDTHTLCRIIAESVDPKYPSVLESKICDRTLLQELKTQLVTNRVRLVEDITQMTVFPKLAALYQQFQTRASLAVPIMLGKELFGALIVNSCSEPRHWQQMEIDLLQQMSEQLAIAIQQAQLYQELEQLNTNLERQVEERTAQLQQKMQELQEINRVKDVVLHTISHDLRTAVIGNLMVLQNMLKSEGLGHKDNSPLSSPSPHCPLSPQSGGPPFPISPSFLSVPRSIIERMIQGNDRQLLMIDSLLEIHSSEVEGIILHREVVKFNTLLETIFKEVEPMLVQNQAQLKILVPEDLPLVFADAAKLHKVFVNLFTHVLQNNPPGLNLKLSAKVEADMIRCTIQHNGTPMSKLECDRLFELQVRDPQARFSTCIGLKMYLCQQIIQAHGGEIGVNSNRKCGVTFWLTLPLAT from the coding sequence GTGAATGAAATTGTGAAAGCACTGCATACATCTGATTTTCAACAACAAGAATTGTCACTGCTCGAAAAAATTGCTGCCAACATTCCTGGGATGATTTTTCAATTTTTACAGCGGCAAGATGGTTCTCAGAGCGTGCTTTATGCCAGTTCTGGCTGTAGAGAACTGTATGAATTAGAACCAGAAGTTGTGCAAAAAGATTTTCAGGTACTCTATAAACTTATTCATCCAGAAGATACGAAAGCCTTTGCAGAATCTGTTGCTAATTCGTGTGCCACACTCGAACCTTGGCATTGGGAAGGTCGCATCATCACCCCTAGTGGTAAACTCAAATGGGTGCAGGCTGCTTCTCGTCCAGACAAACAAGCTAACGGTGACATGGTTTGGGATGGGTTGCTGATGGATATTACAGACCGGAAGCTGGCGGAGGAAAAATTGCGTCAGAGTGAGGCGCGATATAAAGCAATTTTACATGCTATTCCCGATATGATGTTTCGCATTAGCCGTGATGGTGAATACTTAGATTTTAAAGGTGAAGGTGCATTAGAAGATATTGTGGGTAAAAGTTTGCGAGATATACTGCCCCCAGATGTAGCTTGTATTAACCAAGAGGCGATCGCTAAAACTCTGGATGCTAACACTTTACAAACTTGCGAATACCAATTGCCAACGCCTTCAGGAATGCGAGATTATGAGGCGCGGTTGGTAAAAAGCGGTGAAGACGAAGTATTAGCAATTGTCCGAGACATTACCGAACGTAAACAATCAGAAGCTGCGGTGCAACATCTCGCTCAAAAGTTTTCTAAAGCTTTTCGTTGTAGTCCCGATCCCATCACGATCAGCACACTCAAAGAAGGACGCTACATAGAAGTAAACGACAGTTTTGTACAACTCACGGGTTACGAACGCTCAGAAGCTATTGGCCGGACTGCGTTTGAGTTGAATATTTGGGTAAACGAGAGCGATCGCGCCAAATTATTGCAGAAGTTAGAACTTGAAGGAGCTATTCGCAACTATGAGCTTGAATTTCGTAAGAAATCTGGCGAGGTGATTTTAGTACAACTTTCAGCAGAAGTTATAGATTTAGATGGTACTCCGTGCCTGTTAGCAGTTAGTCACGACATCACCGAACGCAAGCAAGCAGAGAAATTACTGCACCTGTCTTCCCAGCGCGATCGCTTGTTGGCAGAAACGCTAGTGCGAATTCGGCAGTCACTCAACCTCAACCAAATTTTGCAAACTACTGTAAACGAAGTTCGGCAATTTTTGCAAGTAGATAGGGTATTTGTTGCTGTGAATGATACCCATACCTTATGCAGAATTATTGCCGAATCTGTAGACCCAAAATACCCATCAGTATTGGAGTCGAAGATCTGCGATCGCACTCTTTTGCAAGAATTGAAAACACAGCTTGTAACTAACAGAGTGCGTTTAGTTGAAGATATCACCCAGATGACAGTATTTCCCAAACTAGCAGCGCTCTATCAACAATTTCAGACCAGAGCTAGCTTAGCTGTACCAATTATGCTGGGCAAAGAATTGTTTGGAGCATTAATTGTCAATTCTTGCAGCGAACCGCGTCATTGGCAACAAATGGAAATTGATTTACTCCAACAAATGTCAGAACAGCTAGCTATTGCCATCCAGCAAGCGCAACTCTACCAAGAATTAGAACAATTAAACACGAATTTAGAACGCCAAGTAGAAGAACGTACCGCGCAGTTACAGCAGAAAATGCAAGAACTGCAAGAAATTAACCGAGTAAAAGATGTAGTTTTACACACCATTTCCCACGATTTGCGAACTGCAGTGATTGGTAACTTAATGGTGCTACAGAATATGCTTAAAAGTGAGGGACTAGGACATAAGGATAACTCTCCCTTGTCTTCCCCATCTCCCCATTGCCCCTTATCCCCACAAAGTGGGGGTCCCCCCTTCCCCATCTCCCCCTCTTTTCTTTCCGTTCCTCGCTCAATTATCGAGCGTATGATTCAAGGAAACGATCGTCAGTTACTGATGATTGACTCATTACTAGAAATTCATTCGAGCGAAGTAGAGGGAATTATCCTTCATCGAGAAGTAGTCAAATTTAATACTCTTTTAGAGACAATTTTTAAAGAAGTGGAACCAATGCTAGTGCAAAATCAAGCTCAACTGAAGATATTGGTTCCTGAAGATTTACCGTTAGTATTCGCCGATGCAGCAAAGTTACATAAAGTCTTTGTAAATTTATTTACTCATGTTTTGCAAAACAACCCACCAGGGTTAAACCTGAAACTCTCTGCCAAAGTGGAAGCAGATATGATTCGTTGTACCATTCAACACAATGGTACTCCCATGAGCAAGCTGGAGTGCGATCGCCTGTTTGAGCTACAAGTGCGCGATCCTCAAGCCCGTTTTTCTACATGCATCGGCTTAAAAATGTATCTTTGTCAGCAAATTATTCAAGCACACGGCGGTGAAATTGGTGTCAACAGTAACCGTAAGTGCGGGGTCACTTTTTGGTTAACTCTACCTCTAGCAACCTAA
- a CDS encoding DoxX family protein, giving the protein MSFVPKLDYHRKEILRGVLAVSIIIVGITHFLRPDQYARIVPPPFPPLASVYISGLFEILGGIGLMIPFVSVAAAWGLIALFIAVFPANIYMTLHNIKIEGIPHNQLLYWVRLPFQAVFIAWAYWYTRKPETQLGASEVVKNVENSFPKSDTPYSQS; this is encoded by the coding sequence ATGTCTTTTGTGCCTAAGTTAGATTATCACCGCAAAGAAATTCTCCGTGGTGTTCTTGCCGTGTCTATCATCATTGTCGGCATTACCCATTTTCTTAGACCGGATCAATACGCCCGCATTGTACCGCCACCATTTCCACCGTTGGCATCTGTTTATATTAGTGGGTTATTTGAGATTCTGGGTGGCATTGGTTTAATGATTCCATTTGTCAGTGTGGCAGCAGCATGGGGGCTAATTGCCTTATTTATTGCTGTGTTTCCTGCCAACATTTACATGACTTTGCACAACATCAAGATTGAGGGAATTCCGCACAATCAATTGCTTTATTGGGTAAGACTGCCCTTCCAAGCGGTATTCATTGCCTGGGCATACTGGTATACTCGCAAACCAGAGACACAACTAGGAGCATCGGAAGTCGTTAAAAATGTAGAAAATTCATTCCCCAAAAGCGATACTCCTTACAGCCAATCCTGA
- a CDS encoding PsaJ protein, with amino-acid sequence MQKSSNQRSYFLRYLSLAPVLAVLAVSIAFSTWALFNFVFPDLLFHPMP; translated from the coding sequence ATGCAAAAGTCAAGTAACCAACGAAGCTATTTCCTTCGGTATCTTTCTCTCGCACCAGTCCTTGCTGTTTTAGCGGTATCAATTGCCTTTTCTACCTGGGCTTTGTTTAACTTTGTTTTTCCTGACCTTCTCTTCCACCCGATGCCATAG
- a CDS encoding PAS domain S-box protein, with protein sequence MDKRIANLYENAIAMPVKSNAVPQFLMELGHASQTVHHAIEELYQQNEQLEQTQEILEAEYQRYEELFEEAPDAYLVTDAQGKIQLANRKAAKLLNIEKHFLLGKPIINFIALEERQCFRNFLSQLSQHGRSQELAIGLQRRGGEFFDAALTVAVTYDNQGKPQSLRWLLRGITESRRAELVQIQKDSYFGDSRQVHKYSKGEIIPLNPQTIWYVRQGLVKLSTLCETSEEVLVGLAAQGMVFGSYMTSLHAYQATALSEVELVSIHLSEITTSPLLSHALLPKINQRLRQTESFLAITGFRRVQDRLYYFLRLLKQEIGETVAQGTRLSIRLTHEDFASACCTTRVTITRLLCKLKQQGKICLDAKKHIILREID encoded by the coding sequence ATGGACAAGCGTATCGCTAATTTATATGAAAATGCGATCGCCATGCCTGTGAAGTCAAATGCAGTACCACAGTTTCTCATGGAACTTGGTCATGCCTCGCAAACAGTACACCATGCAATAGAGGAACTGTACCAGCAGAATGAGCAACTAGAACAAACACAAGAAATTTTAGAAGCGGAGTATCAACGCTACGAGGAATTATTTGAGGAAGCACCAGACGCCTATTTAGTGACTGATGCACAAGGCAAAATCCAACTAGCTAACCGTAAGGCTGCTAAGTTACTCAACATTGAAAAGCACTTTCTGCTGGGCAAACCAATAATTAATTTCATTGCCTTAGAAGAACGTCAGTGCTTTCGCAATTTCCTCAGCCAATTAAGTCAACACGGTAGAAGCCAAGAGTTAGCGATCGGCTTGCAAAGGCGCGGTGGCGAGTTCTTTGATGCAGCATTAACGGTGGCAGTTACCTACGACAATCAAGGTAAGCCTCAATCATTGCGCTGGTTGTTGCGAGGCATTACTGAAAGCAGACGAGCAGAATTAGTACAGATTCAAAAAGACAGCTACTTCGGCGACAGTCGCCAAGTGCATAAATATTCTAAAGGAGAAATTATCCCTCTCAATCCACAAACGATTTGGTATGTTCGCCAGGGTTTAGTAAAACTGTCTACGCTTTGTGAAACCAGTGAAGAGGTACTAGTAGGGTTGGCAGCTCAAGGAATGGTTTTTGGCTCTTACATGACTTCCTTACACGCTTATCAAGCCACAGCATTATCAGAAGTCGAATTAGTATCAATTCATCTATCAGAAATAACAACTTCCCCGCTATTGAGCCATGCCCTTTTACCAAAGATAAATCAACGGCTGCGGCAAACAGAATCTTTTTTAGCCATCACTGGTTTCCGACGAGTACAAGACCGTTTATATTATTTTTTGCGGCTCCTGAAACAGGAAATTGGCGAAACAGTTGCCCAGGGAACTCGCCTTTCAATTCGCCTCACTCACGAAGATTTTGCTAGCGCCTGCTGCACTACCCGCGTAACCATTACACGATTGTTGTGCAAGTTAAAACAACAAGGAAAAATTTGTTTGGATGCTAAAAAACATATAATTTTGAGAGAAATAGATTAA
- a CDS encoding DUF4383 domain-containing protein codes for MRIRYFALVVGIFFLLVGILGFVPGLLSLPKSAPAIQVNTGYGYLFGIFPINYLHNVVHLVVGVLGIAAFWSFKFARLYAQGLAIFYGLLAVMGLIPATNTTFGLIPIFGNNVWLHALTALIAAYFGYFVQVSPEEAAKIDAKTV; via the coding sequence ATGAGAATACGCTACTTTGCTCTAGTTGTGGGAATCTTCTTTTTGCTTGTTGGAATACTAGGATTTGTACCAGGTTTGCTTTCACTACCTAAAAGTGCGCCTGCAATCCAAGTAAATACTGGATATGGCTACTTATTCGGTATTTTTCCGATCAATTACCTGCATAATGTTGTACATCTAGTAGTTGGCGTTTTAGGTATCGCTGCCTTTTGGAGCTTTAAATTTGCGCGTTTGTATGCACAAGGTTTAGCAATTTTCTATGGATTGCTAGCAGTGATGGGTTTAATTCCAGCAACTAATACAACATTTGGCTTAATCCCAATCTTTGGTAATAATGTTTGGCTTCATGCATTAACAGCACTGATTGCAGCTTACTTTGGGTACTTTGTACAAGTATCTCCAGAAGAAGCTGCGAAAATCGATGCCAAGACAGTATAA